From Pseudomonas fluorescens, one genomic window encodes:
- a CDS encoding class I adenylate-forming enzyme family protein has product MNIEPWQTAWRQLIAPGAPFEVVTPDDGAPRYFRHAAQNLLQVLDAGRVHGDREFLVWQTQRLTFKQYFDQADRLAGQMIAQFAIQPGERVAIAMRNQPAWLVAFAAIQRCGAVAVPLNSWGLRDELQYALQDSGSRLLLCDQTRLDTLRSDLDREQRATIVVGATQGPLPEYCRRYEALISAPAQPLPSLLIDPDSAALILYTSGTTSRAKGAVSSHRAICQALFALEFQGAFCAMSSPERIGVVINSGFAPTTLAAVPLFHVSGLHAQFLSALRGGRRLLLMYKWDVEQALDLVRDERCTQFNGAPVMMQQLLASPRFGTEHTASLFGLGLGGGASSAGVLDNMLKLKPDVIGGAGYGLTESNGIGAAIGGDPFVYKPATAGWALPIVDIRIGDDPQRPQPAGTRGLIWLRSPTLMSAYWNLPEASAQTLRDGWLDTGDIGYLDDEGFLSITGRVKELINRGGEKISAAEIETCILDMSGVLEAAAFAMADPLLGEVVGLAVHGQSGSLPHEEQIRAFIATRLAAYKVPAQVYRSLEPLPRNATGKVLKAQLQEKLGV; this is encoded by the coding sequence ATGAACATAGAACCCTGGCAAACCGCCTGGCGGCAATTGATTGCCCCCGGTGCGCCATTCGAGGTGGTGACCCCCGATGACGGCGCGCCACGCTACTTCCGGCATGCCGCGCAGAACCTGCTGCAGGTGCTCGATGCCGGGCGGGTTCACGGTGACCGTGAATTCCTGGTCTGGCAGACCCAACGCCTGACCTTCAAGCAATACTTCGATCAGGCCGACCGCCTGGCCGGGCAGATGATTGCGCAGTTCGCCATTCAACCTGGCGAACGCGTGGCAATTGCCATGCGCAACCAGCCGGCGTGGCTGGTGGCGTTCGCCGCGATCCAGCGCTGTGGCGCGGTCGCTGTCCCGCTCAACAGCTGGGGCCTGCGCGACGAGTTGCAATACGCCCTGCAGGACAGCGGCTCGCGCCTGCTGCTGTGCGACCAGACGCGCCTCGACACACTGCGCAGCGACCTCGACCGCGAACAGCGCGCGACCATTGTGGTCGGCGCCACGCAAGGCCCGTTGCCGGAATATTGCCGGCGTTATGAAGCACTGATCAGTGCCCCGGCACAACCACTGCCCAGCCTGCTGATCGATCCTGATTCGGCCGCATTGATCCTCTACACCTCCGGCACCACCAGCCGTGCCAAGGGCGCCGTGTCCAGCCATCGGGCGATCTGCCAGGCGCTGTTTGCCCTGGAGTTCCAGGGCGCATTTTGCGCCATGAGTTCCCCGGAACGGATCGGCGTGGTGATCAACAGCGGTTTCGCCCCGACTACCCTGGCCGCGGTCCCGCTGTTTCACGTCAGCGGCCTGCATGCGCAGTTTCTCTCGGCCCTGCGCGGCGGCCGGCGTTTGCTGCTGATGTACAAGTGGGACGTGGAACAGGCGCTGGACCTGGTGCGTGACGAACGTTGCACCCAGTTCAACGGTGCGCCGGTGATGATGCAGCAGTTGCTGGCTTCACCGCGCTTCGGCACCGAGCACACCGCCAGCCTGTTCGGCCTCGGCCTGGGCGGCGGTGCCTCGTCCGCCGGGGTGCTGGACAACATGCTCAAGCTCAAGCCCGACGTGATCGGCGGCGCCGGTTATGGCCTGACCGAAAGCAACGGCATCGGCGCGGCAATCGGTGGCGATCCCTTCGTCTACAAACCGGCCACCGCCGGCTGGGCCTTGCCGATTGTCGATATCCGTATTGGCGATGACCCCCAGCGGCCGCAACCGGCTGGCACCCGAGGGCTGATCTGGCTGCGCTCGCCGACCCTGATGAGCGCCTACTGGAACTTGCCCGAGGCCAGCGCGCAAACCCTGCGTGATGGCTGGCTCGACACCGGCGATATCGGTTATCTCGACGACGAAGGCTTCCTCAGCATCACCGGGCGGGTCAAGGAGTTGATCAATCGCGGTGGCGAGAAGATCTCCGCGGCGGAAATCGAGACCTGCATCCTCGACATGAGCGGTGTGCTCGAAGCGGCGGCCTTCGCCATGGCCGATCCGTTGCTCGGTGAGGTGGTGGGGTTGGCGGTGCATGGCCAGTCAGGCTCGCTGCCCCATGAAGAACAGATCCGCGCTTTCATCGCCACGCGCCTGGCCGCCTACAAGGTGCCGGCCCAGGTCTATCGCTCCCTCGAACCCTTGCCACGCAACGCCACCGGCAAGGTGCTCAAGGCACAACTGCAGGAAAAATTGGGCGTATGA
- a CDS encoding DUF1329 domain-containing protein, translating to MKITRTGLMLAVAVTANTGLLSVAHAEVSPQEAAKLGKELTCVGAEQAGNAAGTIPPYTGKYLGEVPGWNHVKYSGDQPVDPYAAEKPILVITAQNMGQYEANLTEGQKALLKKYPTTYKMNIYPGHRDFRYPDYVCQRAMKNALNAKLVNEGAGFEGLGQVPFPIPKNGMELLWNHQLPARAYTEEKTTDLASVLPNGSIGWGRAYARNLSQANSPTVEPATEGKIQAMSNNMTLKPARDNGTLSIAHEPYNFVTESRQAWSYSPSTRRVRQLPGYGYDQPMIGTNGTMTVDEDRLFNGSPERFSWKLIGKREIYTPANAFKPNSGTLKYADILTPNHPNPDVMRYELRRVWVLEATLKEGFRHVYGKRVLFIDEDTWNAVMADNYDARGQLWKHAMVNYYYHPDMSGWQAGSQFFMDLNSGQYTGYGMSNEAKKGPILNEGKFTPDQYTADAARAIGR from the coding sequence ATGAAAATAACAAGAACAGGTCTCATGCTCGCGGTCGCCGTCACAGCCAATACCGGGCTGCTGAGCGTCGCGCACGCCGAGGTATCCCCCCAGGAAGCCGCCAAGCTGGGCAAGGAACTGACCTGCGTCGGCGCCGAGCAGGCGGGCAACGCGGCAGGCACCATCCCGCCCTACACCGGCAAGTACCTGGGCGAGGTGCCGGGCTGGAACCATGTGAAGTACTCCGGCGACCAACCAGTGGATCCCTATGCGGCGGAGAAGCCGATCCTGGTGATCACCGCGCAGAACATGGGCCAGTACGAGGCGAACCTGACCGAGGGCCAGAAAGCGCTGCTGAAGAAATACCCGACCACTTACAAGATGAACATCTACCCCGGTCATCGGGATTTCCGTTATCCCGACTACGTCTGCCAGCGCGCGATGAAAAACGCGCTGAACGCCAAGCTGGTGAATGAGGGTGCGGGCTTTGAGGGCCTGGGCCAGGTGCCGTTCCCGATTCCGAAGAACGGCATGGAGCTGCTGTGGAACCACCAGTTGCCAGCGCGTGCCTACACCGAGGAAAAAACCACCGACCTGGCGTCGGTCCTGCCCAACGGCAGCATCGGTTGGGGTCGTGCTTATGCGCGTAACCTGTCGCAGGCCAACTCGCCAACGGTCGAGCCCGCGACTGAGGGTAAGATCCAGGCGATGAGCAACAACATGACCCTCAAACCGGCGCGCGACAACGGCACGCTGAGCATTGCCCACGAGCCCTATAACTTCGTCACCGAATCGCGCCAGGCCTGGTCCTACAGCCCCTCGACCCGGCGTGTGCGGCAGTTGCCGGGCTACGGCTACGACCAACCGATGATCGGCACCAACGGCACCATGACCGTCGACGAGGACCGCCTGTTCAATGGCTCGCCAGAGCGTTTCAGCTGGAAGCTGATCGGCAAGCGCGAGATCTACACCCCGGCCAACGCCTTCAAGCCCAACTCAGGCACCCTCAAGTACGCCGACATCCTTACGCCCAACCATCCCAATCCGGATGTGATGCGCTACGAACTTCGGCGTGTCTGGGTACTGGAGGCGACCTTGAAAGAGGGCTTTCGTCACGTCTATGGCAAGCGCGTGCTGTTCATTGATGAGGACACCTGGAACGCAGTCATGGCCGATAACTACGATGCCCGTGGGCAGCTGTGGAAACATGCCATGGTCAACTACTACTACCACCCTGACATGAGCGGCTGGCAGGCCGGCTCGCAGTTCTTCATGGACCTCAACTCCGGGCAGTACACCGGCTACGGCATGTCCAACGAAGCGAAAAAAGGCCCGATCCTCAACGAAGGCAAGTTCACTCCGGACCAGTACACCGCCGACGCGGCGCGGGCGATCGGTCGCTAA
- a CDS encoding IS30 family transposase has protein sequence MQKLTGRGAMRSPGAPSLRNEIERLFWVQIATGITSEKAAHAVGVSTAVGTRWFRHRGGMPLFMSNHISGRYLSFAEREEIGLLRAQSVGVREIARRLGRSPSTISRELTRNAATRCGRLEYRASVAQWKAELVAKRPKPAKLVTNPRLHQYVRDRLEGKVQDADGRDISGPRQAPFKGRNKPHRSDRKWVNGWSPEQIANRLQIDFPDDESMRISHEAIYQALYIQGRGALKRELVSCLRSGRALRVPRARAQAKVWAHVSEDVMISSRPAEVEDRAVPGHWEGDLIIGLNRSAIGTLVERSTRFTMLVHLPREKGYGLIPRTKNGPALAGYGAVSMANALKKTVTDLPIELWRSLTWDRGKELSDHARFTIESGVKVFFADPHSPWQRGTNENTNGLLRQYFPKGTDLSRWSAQEIQAVAHVLNTRPRKTLGWKTPAEALNEYLKSVQQSSVATTG, from the coding sequence ATGCAAAAATTGACGGGCCGGGGAGCGATGCGTTCTCCAGGTGCACCCTCACTTCGTAATGAGATCGAGCGGCTATTTTGGGTGCAGATTGCAACAGGTATCACAAGCGAAAAGGCAGCACATGCCGTTGGCGTATCAACAGCGGTAGGTACACGCTGGTTCCGTCATCGAGGCGGGATGCCATTATTCATGTCGAATCACATATCAGGACGTTACTTATCGTTTGCAGAGCGAGAAGAGATTGGGCTGCTTCGAGCGCAAAGTGTTGGCGTTCGTGAGATCGCCCGTCGCCTTGGACGAAGCCCATCGACAATTTCACGGGAGCTGACACGAAATGCTGCTACCCGTTGCGGTCGGCTTGAATATCGAGCGTCAGTAGCGCAATGGAAGGCAGAACTGGTGGCCAAGAGGCCGAAACCAGCAAAGCTGGTCACTAACCCGCGACTGCACCAGTACGTACGCGACCGCCTTGAGGGCAAGGTTCAAGACGCCGATGGTCGTGACATCTCTGGGCCTCGGCAAGCGCCCTTCAAAGGTCGAAATAAACCGCATCGCAGTGACCGTAAATGGGTCAATGGCTGGTCGCCTGAACAGATTGCCAACCGGCTCCAGATCGATTTTCCGGATGATGAATCCATGCGCATCTCTCATGAAGCCATATATCAGGCGCTCTACATTCAGGGTCGAGGAGCTCTCAAGCGCGAACTGGTGAGCTGCCTGCGCTCAGGACGAGCATTGCGCGTGCCGAGAGCCAGAGCGCAGGCCAAAGTGTGGGCACACGTCAGCGAGGACGTCATGATCTCCAGTCGCCCTGCTGAGGTAGAAGATCGGGCTGTACCCGGGCATTGGGAGGGCGACCTGATCATCGGTCTGAACCGTTCTGCGATTGGAACTCTGGTCGAGCGCTCAACTCGATTTACCATGCTCGTCCATCTGCCCCGCGAGAAAGGTTATGGGCTAATTCCCCGCACGAAGAACGGCCCGGCGCTGGCTGGCTATGGGGCTGTTAGTATGGCCAATGCATTGAAGAAGACGGTGACTGATCTTCCCATCGAGCTGTGGCGATCTTTGACCTGGGATCGTGGAAAGGAGCTGTCGGATCACGCTCGATTTACCATCGAGTCCGGAGTAAAGGTTTTCTTTGCTGATCCACATAGTCCATGGCAGCGCGGCACAAACGAAAATACGAACGGCCTTCTACGGCAATACTTCCCGAAAGGCACTGACCTCTCTCGTTGGAGTGCTCAAGAAATACAGGCGGTAGCTCACGTACTTAACACTAGACCTCGAAAAACACTCGGCTGGAAAACACCTGCCGAAGCACTGAATGAGTATCTAAAGTCTGTACAACAATCCAGTGTTGCGACGACCGGTTGA